From Amycolatopsis sp. YIM 10, the proteins below share one genomic window:
- a CDS encoding tRNA (adenine-N1)-methyltransferase, with protein sequence MASAGGPFRVGDRVQLTDPKGRHYTMVLTEGGEYHTHRGGLAHDELIGQPEGSIVVSAGGTSYLALRPLLPDYVLSMPRGAQVIYPKDAAQIVMWGDIFPGARVLEAGAGSGALTCSLLRAVGSEGSVTSFEVRDDHAEHAVKNVERFFGERPANWHLTIGDVAGHTGEVDRVVLDMLAPWDVLPSVRKNLVPGGVLTVYVATVTQLSRITEALREQQCWTEPESWETLMRPWHVVGLAVRPDHRMVAHTAFLLTARRLADGVTPLKLKRRPSKG encoded by the coding sequence TTGGCGTCGGCAGGTGGCCCGTTTCGGGTTGGTGATCGGGTACAGCTGACGGACCCGAAGGGGCGGCACTACACGATGGTGCTGACCGAGGGCGGTGAGTACCACACCCATCGCGGCGGGCTGGCGCACGACGAGCTGATCGGGCAGCCGGAGGGCTCGATCGTGGTGTCGGCGGGCGGGACCTCGTACCTGGCGCTGCGGCCGCTGCTGCCGGACTACGTGCTGTCCATGCCGCGCGGCGCGCAGGTGATCTACCCGAAGGACGCCGCGCAGATCGTGATGTGGGGCGACATCTTCCCCGGCGCGCGCGTGCTCGAGGCCGGTGCCGGTTCCGGTGCGCTGACCTGCTCGCTGCTGCGGGCGGTCGGGTCCGAGGGCAGCGTGACCTCCTTCGAGGTGCGCGACGACCACGCCGAGCACGCGGTGAAGAACGTGGAGCGCTTCTTCGGGGAGCGCCCGGCGAACTGGCACCTGACGATCGGGGACGTGGCCGGGCACACCGGCGAGGTGGACCGCGTGGTGCTGGACATGCTGGCGCCGTGGGACGTGCTGCCGTCGGTGCGGAAGAACCTGGTGCCCGGCGGCGTGCTGACCGTCTACGTGGCCACGGTGACGCAGCTTTCGCGGATCACCGAGGCGCTGCGGGAGCAGCAGTGCTGGACCGAGCCGGAGTCGTGGGAGACGCTGATGCGCCCGTGGCACGTGGTCGGCCTGGCGGTGCGGCCGGACCACCGGATGGTGGCGCACACCGCGTTCCTGCTCACCGCCCGCCGCCTGGCCGACGGTGTCACCCCGCTGAAGCTGAAGCGCCGCCCCAGCAAGGGCTGA
- the arc gene encoding proteasome ATPase, whose product MQHDLPGGRPEDADPSETSGAGNTSDEQARQVRFLEEEVALLRRKLTDSPRQNRVLEQRLAEASERVSQLTERNNKLVETLREARGQLLALREEVDRLAQPPSGYGVFLAAFEDGTVDVFTSGRKMRVSVSPAVEVETLRRGQALRLNEALTVVEGGGYEQTGEVCALREVLAPDVTGGSSRALVVGHADEERVVYLSDPLAEQTLKPGDSLLVDSKAGYAYERVPKAEVEDLVLEEVPDVSYEDIGGLGRQIEQIRDAVELPFLHSDLYLEYQLRPPKGVLLYGPPGCGKTLIAKAVANSLAKKVALARGDDPGDGSEAKSYFLNIKGPELLNKFVGETERHIRLIFQRAREKASEGTPVIVFFDEMDSIFRTRGSGVSSDVETTIVPQLLSEIDGVEGLENVIVIGASNREDMIDPAILRPGRLDVKIKIERPDAEGAKDIFSKYLAEGLPIHADDLAEFGGDPKATFDAMIQHTVERMYEESDENRFLEVTYANGDKEVLYFRDFNSGAMIQNIVDRAKKAAIKSVLETKQPGLRVQHLLDAIVDEFAENEDLPNTTNPDDWARISGKKGERIVYIRTLVTGKNQDSGRAIDTATNTGQYL is encoded by the coding sequence ATGCAACACGACCTTCCCGGAGGTCGGCCGGAGGACGCCGACCCATCAGAAACGAGTGGAGCTGGGAACACGTCGGATGAGCAGGCACGACAGGTCCGTTTCCTGGAAGAGGAAGTTGCCCTGCTGCGCCGTAAGCTGACCGATTCGCCGCGGCAGAACCGGGTGCTCGAGCAACGGCTCGCGGAGGCATCGGAACGGGTCAGTCAGCTGACCGAACGAAATAACAAATTGGTCGAGACGCTGCGTGAAGCACGCGGCCAGTTACTCGCTCTCCGTGAGGAGGTCGACAGGCTGGCGCAGCCGCCGAGCGGATATGGAGTATTCCTGGCCGCGTTCGAGGACGGCACGGTCGACGTGTTCACCTCCGGCCGGAAGATGCGCGTGTCGGTCTCCCCCGCGGTCGAGGTGGAGACGCTGCGGCGCGGGCAGGCGCTGCGCCTGAACGAGGCGCTGACCGTGGTCGAGGGCGGCGGCTACGAGCAGACCGGTGAGGTGTGCGCGCTCCGCGAGGTGCTCGCCCCCGATGTCACCGGTGGCAGCTCGCGGGCGCTGGTGGTCGGGCACGCGGACGAGGAGCGGGTGGTCTACCTCTCCGACCCGCTGGCCGAGCAGACGCTCAAGCCGGGTGACTCCCTGCTGGTCGACTCCAAGGCCGGCTACGCCTACGAGCGGGTGCCGAAGGCCGAGGTCGAGGACCTCGTGCTGGAGGAGGTCCCCGATGTCAGCTACGAGGACATCGGCGGGCTCGGGCGGCAGATCGAGCAGATCCGCGACGCGGTGGAACTGCCCTTCCTGCACTCGGATCTGTACCTGGAGTACCAGTTGCGGCCGCCGAAGGGCGTGCTGCTCTACGGCCCGCCGGGCTGCGGGAAGACGCTCATCGCCAAGGCGGTGGCGAACTCGCTGGCCAAGAAGGTCGCGCTGGCCAGGGGCGACGATCCGGGCGACGGCTCGGAGGCGAAGTCCTACTTCCTCAACATCAAGGGCCCGGAGCTGCTCAACAAGTTCGTCGGGGAGACCGAGCGGCACATCCGCCTGATCTTCCAGCGGGCGCGCGAGAAGGCCTCCGAGGGCACGCCGGTGATCGTGTTCTTCGACGAGATGGACTCGATCTTCCGCACCCGCGGCAGCGGGGTGTCCTCCGACGTGGAGACCACCATCGTGCCGCAGCTGCTCTCCGAGATCGACGGTGTGGAGGGGCTGGAGAACGTCATCGTCATCGGCGCCTCCAACCGCGAGGACATGATCGACCCGGCGATCCTGCGGCCGGGCCGGCTGGACGTGAAGATCAAGATCGAGCGTCCGGACGCCGAGGGTGCCAAGGACATCTTCTCGAAGTACCTGGCCGAGGGCCTGCCGATCCACGCCGACGACCTGGCGGAGTTCGGCGGGGACCCGAAGGCCACCTTCGACGCGATGATCCAGCACACCGTCGAGCGCATGTACGAGGAGAGCGACGAGAACCGCTTCCTCGAGGTCACCTATGCCAACGGGGACAAGGAGGTGCTCTACTTCCGCGACTTCAACTCGGGCGCGATGATCCAGAACATCGTGGACCGGGCGAAGAAGGCGGCGATCAAGTCGGTGCTGGAGACCAAGCAGCCCGGTCTGCGCGTGCAGCACCTGCTGGACGCGATCGTCGACGAGTTCGCGGAGAACGAGGACCTGCCCAACACCACCAACCCCGACGACTGGGCCCGGATCTCCGGCAAGAAGGGCGAGCGGATCGTCTACATCCGCACGCTGGTCACCGGCAAGAACCAGGACTCCGGTCGGGCGATCGACACGGCGACCAACACCGGGCAGTATTTGTAG
- a CDS encoding ParA family protein, with amino-acid sequence MQITSVVNQKGGVGKTALSVGAAAALAEQGRRVLLIDLDPQGHATTEMLGLPETPGHLPSMARALTKMWKGPVEDLIVSHPRSNIGRGGAFDVIPTSPGMFDLIRRLDQFRVPGWQLARVIQFANYEHVIIDCPPALDVLTNNALTATHGILVPVQPDRTSIRALRLLNDQLHYVQQTVGRGPITYFGLVPGLYRRPMSTYAVTAMQELQTFGIPMLAHVPLGVVMNEAAIRGVPVTTFAPETAQAVAFHQIARALEERRQSQPVAQLVPAETEFVFEDFITEVAHTRSVNDNGARKKLYDLMPKRPRPPR; translated from the coding sequence ATGCAGATCACCTCGGTGGTCAACCAGAAAGGCGGGGTCGGCAAGACCGCGCTCAGTGTCGGCGCGGCTGCCGCCCTGGCCGAGCAGGGCCGCCGGGTCCTGCTCATCGACCTCGACCCGCAGGGTCACGCCACCACGGAGATGCTGGGGCTGCCCGAGACACCGGGCCACCTGCCGAGCATGGCCAGAGCGCTGACCAAGATGTGGAAGGGCCCGGTCGAGGACCTGATCGTCAGCCATCCGCGCAGCAACATCGGCCGAGGTGGCGCCTTCGACGTCATCCCGACCTCACCGGGCATGTTCGACCTGATCCGGCGGCTCGACCAGTTCCGCGTGCCGGGCTGGCAGCTGGCCAGGGTGATCCAGTTCGCCAACTACGAGCACGTGATCATCGACTGCCCGCCGGCGCTGGACGTGCTGACCAACAACGCGCTCACCGCCACCCACGGCATCCTGGTGCCGGTCCAGCCCGACCGCACCAGCATCCGCGCGCTGCGCCTGCTCAACGACCAGCTCCACTACGTGCAGCAGACCGTCGGCCGCGGCCCGATCACCTACTTCGGCCTGGTGCCGGGGCTGTACCGGCGGCCGATGTCGACCTACGCGGTGACCGCGATGCAGGAGCTGCAGACCTTCGGCATCCCGATGCTCGCGCACGTGCCGCTGGGCGTGGTGATGAACGAGGCGGCCATCCGGGGTGTGCCGGTGACCACCTTCGCGCCGGAGACCGCGCAGGCGGTGGCCTTCCACCAGATCGCCAGGGCGCTGGAGGAGCGGCGGCAGAGCCAGCCGGTGGCCCAGCTGGTGCCCGCCGAGACGGAGTTCGTCTTCGAGGACTTCATCACCGAGGTGGCGCACACGCGCAGCGTCAACGACAACGGCGCCAGGAAGAAGCTCTACGACCTGATGCCGAAGCGCCCGCGGCCACCCCGCTAG
- a CDS encoding site-2 protease family protein: MLLFRVDGVPVLLAPSWWVGSLLVVVLYAPLVERLLPGAGPVTSWALAAAFAVLLGLSVLAHELGHCVVALRLGIPVRRLRLFLLGGLSEVARTPRKPGQEGLVAAAGPVVSVLLAGFCALLLLAVPEGGAAWLLVAQCAVANLAVAVFNLLPGLPLDGGRMLRAGVWAVTGTRSTGTKAAVFGGGAVAVGLLVWAIWGLASDSDDKWLRLGVCVVTAWFVAMGASAELAAESRRGWPDGLEIADLVRPVLQLPAESPVSDALAASAGRGVVLVRADGVAAGLLDANAAERLAAQSPQSPAELAAEPIRAESVLLLSEPGDDIAERVRETAAWQFLVVDDEGRPAGVLRREDLRAAMSGRRPG; this comes from the coding sequence CTGCTGCTGTTCCGCGTGGACGGGGTGCCGGTGCTGCTGGCGCCGTCGTGGTGGGTCGGCTCGCTGCTGGTGGTGGTGCTGTACGCGCCGCTGGTCGAGCGGCTGCTGCCGGGCGCGGGCCCGGTCACCTCGTGGGCGCTGGCCGCGGCCTTCGCCGTGCTGCTGGGCCTGTCCGTGCTGGCCCACGAACTCGGCCACTGCGTGGTCGCGCTGCGGCTGGGCATCCCGGTCCGGCGGCTGCGCCTGTTCCTGCTCGGCGGGCTGTCCGAAGTGGCCAGAACCCCGCGCAAGCCGGGGCAGGAGGGCCTGGTCGCCGCGGCCGGCCCGGTGGTCTCGGTGCTGCTGGCCGGGTTCTGCGCGCTGCTGCTGCTCGCCGTGCCCGAGGGCGGCGCGGCCTGGCTGCTGGTGGCGCAGTGCGCGGTGGCCAATCTCGCGGTCGCGGTGTTCAACCTGCTGCCCGGTCTGCCCTTGGACGGCGGGCGCATGCTGCGTGCCGGGGTCTGGGCGGTCACCGGCACCCGGTCCACCGGCACCAAGGCCGCGGTGTTCGGCGGCGGCGCGGTGGCGGTCGGCCTGCTGGTGTGGGCGATCTGGGGGCTGGCGAGCGACAGCGACGACAAGTGGCTGCGGCTGGGCGTGTGCGTGGTGACGGCGTGGTTCGTCGCGATGGGCGCCAGCGCGGAGCTGGCCGCGGAGAGCCGCCGAGGCTGGCCGGACGGGCTGGAGATCGCCGATCTGGTGCGCCCGGTGCTGCAACTGCCCGCGGAGAGCCCGGTGTCCGACGCGCTGGCCGCTTCGGCCGGTCGCGGGGTGGTGCTGGTGCGCGCGGACGGTGTCGCGGCCGGGCTGCTCGACGCGAATGCCGCCGAGCGGCTGGCCGCGCAGTCCCCGCAGTCGCCCGCCGAACTGGCCGCCGAGCCGATCCGGGCCGAGTCCGTGCTGCTGCTGTCCGAGCCGGGGGACGACATCGCCGAGCGCGTGCGCGAGACCGCCGCCTGGCAGTTCCTGGTGGTCGACGACGAGGGCAGGCCCGCCGGCGTGCTGCGCCGCGAGGACCTGCGCGCGGCGATGAGCGGGCGGCGTCCCGGCTGA
- a CDS encoding RecB family exonuclease, translating into MSAPLPTANAEAEPEVRRRPALSPSRASDFKQCPLLYRFRAVDKLPETPTKAQLRGTLVHSVLEKLFALPQEQRQRDRAQELLGPAWTDLSEQLRPEWMELFGEDQGDVDAWLRSAGKLVDAYFQLEDPTRLEPEACELHVETELGSGVLLRGYIDRLDVAPTGEIRVVDYKTGAAPREIGEAKALFQMKFYAVVLWRLRGVVPRQLKLMYLTDGQSLAYAPDEPELRRFERTLEAIWQAILKAGKTGDFRPNPSKLCAWCDHQAHCPEFGGTPPEYPGWPEPDPGEESALDRAD; encoded by the coding sequence ATGTCAGCGCCCCTGCCGACCGCGAACGCCGAAGCCGAACCCGAGGTCCGCCGCCGTCCCGCGCTGTCCCCGTCCAGAGCCAGCGACTTCAAGCAGTGCCCGCTGCTCTACCGCTTCCGCGCGGTGGACAAGCTGCCGGAGACGCCGACCAAGGCGCAGCTGCGGGGCACGCTGGTGCACTCCGTGCTGGAGAAGCTCTTCGCCCTGCCGCAGGAGCAGCGGCAGCGCGACCGGGCACAGGAGCTGCTCGGCCCGGCCTGGACCGACCTGTCCGAGCAGCTGCGTCCGGAGTGGATGGAGCTGTTCGGCGAGGACCAGGGCGATGTGGACGCCTGGCTGCGCTCGGCGGGCAAGCTGGTCGACGCCTACTTCCAGCTGGAGGACCCGACCCGGCTCGAGCCGGAGGCCTGCGAGCTGCACGTGGAGACCGAGCTGGGCTCGGGCGTGCTGCTGCGCGGGTACATCGACCGGCTCGACGTGGCGCCCACCGGCGAGATCCGGGTGGTGGACTACAAGACCGGGGCGGCGCCGCGTGAGATCGGCGAGGCCAAGGCCCTGTTCCAGATGAAGTTCTACGCCGTGGTGCTGTGGCGGCTGCGCGGGGTGGTGCCGCGTCAGCTCAAGCTGATGTACCTGACCGACGGCCAGTCGCTGGCCTACGCGCCGGACGAGCCGGAGCTGCGCCGGTTCGAGCGCACGCTGGAGGCCATCTGGCAGGCCATCCTGAAGGCGGGCAAGACCGGGGACTTCCGGCCGAACCCGAGCAAGCTCTGCGCCTGGTGCGATCATCAGGCACACTGCCCGGAGTTCGGCGGTACTCCCCCGGAGTACCCGGGCTGGCCGGAACCGGACCCTGGCGAGGAGTCGGCGTTGGATCGGGCGGACTGA
- a CDS encoding thioesterase family protein has protein sequence MTAFYEPLGSGRFAPTEHTAGPWSPDAQHFGPPSALLVRSLEEVPATRESRLARVTVEILGPAPLTELTVRARVERPGRSVELLSAELSAEDKVVARASAWRLVTSDSTEVIAGGAEPLPVPPERAGPADWPEHWLGADRGYLAATEWRSVRGSMVDPGPAAVWVRQRVALVGGEKPSPLQRLFAVADSGNGVSNYLDPRRWWFINTELTVHIQREPAGEWIGLDARTVVGPDGIGTATSELHDQGGQVATGAQALLVRPR, from the coding sequence ATGACGGCTTTCTACGAGCCGCTCGGCAGCGGGCGCTTCGCCCCCACCGAGCACACCGCCGGGCCGTGGTCGCCCGACGCGCAGCACTTCGGGCCGCCATCGGCGCTGCTGGTGCGCTCACTCGAAGAGGTACCCGCCACCCGCGAGAGCAGGCTGGCCAGGGTGACCGTGGAGATCCTCGGCCCGGCGCCGCTGACCGAGCTGACCGTGCGGGCGAGGGTGGAGCGGCCCGGCCGGTCGGTCGAGCTGCTCTCGGCGGAGCTGAGCGCGGAGGACAAGGTGGTGGCGCGGGCGTCGGCGTGGCGGCTGGTCACCTCCGACAGCACCGAGGTGATCGCCGGTGGCGCCGAACCGCTGCCGGTGCCGCCCGAGCGGGCCGGGCCCGCCGACTGGCCGGAGCACTGGCTCGGCGCGGACCGCGGCTATCTGGCGGCCACCGAATGGCGCTCGGTCCGCGGCTCGATGGTCGACCCCGGCCCGGCCGCGGTCTGGGTCCGTCAGCGTGTCGCGCTGGTCGGCGGGGAGAAGCCGAGCCCGCTGCAGCGGCTGTTCGCGGTGGCCGACTCCGGCAACGGCGTGTCCAACTACCTCGACCCGCGTCGCTGGTGGTTCATCAACACCGAGCTGACCGTGCACATCCAGCGAGAACCCGCCGGTGAGTGGATCGGGCTGGACGCGCGCACGGTGGTCGGGCCGGACGGTATCGGCACCGCCACCAGCGAGCTGCACGACCAGGGCGGGCAGGTGGCCACCGGGGCACAGGCACTGCTGGTGCGGCCCCGCTGA
- a CDS encoding AEC family transporter, producing MGGALTAFAPIWALTGLGYLLSRFGVLGDRADAVLTRLAFQVAMPAVLFSTLIGTPFSALADRGLLAFVLGTVLVALVAFTLSTWVFRRRRAERTLSAAAASYVNAGNLGIPVALQVLGSSSFIVAVLLFQSLLMMPSMLAAIESDVPRDDGPRWRRLVLLPVRNPVIAASMLGLLVGGIGIPLPAVVLEPIHTLGDAGVACALLVLGMSLHGDQVAAGPVGERRRAEAVVVVVLKALVQPGVTLGAGLLLGLSGPSLFAAVLCSALPTAQNVFIASSQYAVDVRFVRNCVLVSTLLSMGSLTLIAWLLGGAVA from the coding sequence GTGGGTGGGGCGCTCACCGCGTTCGCGCCGATCTGGGCGCTGACCGGGCTCGGTTACCTGCTGAGCCGGTTCGGCGTGCTCGGTGACCGCGCGGACGCGGTGCTGACCAGGCTCGCCTTCCAGGTGGCGATGCCCGCGGTGCTGTTCAGCACGCTGATCGGCACCCCGTTCTCGGCGCTGGCCGATCGCGGGCTGCTGGCCTTCGTGCTCGGCACGGTGCTGGTCGCGCTGGTCGCGTTCACGCTGTCGACCTGGGTGTTCCGGCGCCGCCGGGCCGAGCGCACGCTGTCCGCGGCGGCGGCCAGCTACGTCAACGCGGGCAATCTGGGCATCCCGGTGGCGCTCCAGGTGCTGGGCAGCTCCTCGTTCATCGTCGCGGTGCTGCTGTTCCAGTCGCTGCTGATGATGCCGTCGATGCTGGCCGCCATCGAGTCGGACGTGCCGCGCGACGACGGCCCGCGCTGGCGGCGGCTGGTGCTGCTGCCGGTGCGGAACCCGGTGATCGCCGCGTCCATGCTCGGCCTGCTCGTCGGCGGCATCGGCATCCCGCTGCCCGCGGTGGTGCTGGAGCCGATCCACACCCTCGGCGACGCCGGGGTGGCGTGCGCACTGCTGGTGCTGGGCATGTCCCTGCACGGGGACCAGGTCGCGGCCGGGCCGGTGGGGGAGCGGCGCCGCGCCGAGGCGGTCGTCGTGGTGGTGCTCAAGGCGCTGGTGCAGCCCGGCGTGACGCTCGGGGCCGGGCTGCTGCTCGGGCTGAGCGGGCCGTCGCTGTTCGCCGCGGTGCTCTGCTCGGCGCTGCCCACCGCGCAGAACGTGTTCATCGCGTCCAGCCAGTACGCGGTCGACGTGCGGTTCGTCCGGAACTGCGTGCTCGTCTCGACGCTGCTGTCGATGGGTTCGCTGACCCTGATCGCCTGGCTGCTCGGCGGCGCCGTCGCCTAG